The Chthonomonadales bacterium genome includes a region encoding these proteins:
- a CDS encoding DUF4185 domain-containing protein produces the protein MRRWAIAALAGAAAALAAAGVADADVPRVAAVENRGLLFTDNDAGISGMDAGYSLPIGDRTLWLFGDAFLLARRDPARPYVGGVSNGGLLVARGRGAAPLRRYAILADPATGLARPVLPYLPGEDQTTRVWPMGGWYDAAARRAYLYYAVVRTSGSGPLDFRLKGHGLAAANARAPERLAFERLPGPGGAALWWGPGGRVFGAAVAHRAGDRWLYVAGVSTGPGPNRAAMARVTAERIADPNAYEYFAGAPESPRWTRDPSEAADVAGLGDLSEASITWNDYLGGWLAVHSVGISEKAVLCLASRPWGPYRAIATIGTPHQAFAKAFCYAAKEHPELAEEGGRVVYITYVDSGRYWLHLLRVTLAR, from the coding sequence GTGAGACGATGGGCGATTGCGGCCCTGGCGGGCGCGGCGGCAGCCCTCGCGGCGGCCGGCGTGGCAGACGCCGATGTGCCGCGAGTGGCCGCCGTGGAGAACCGCGGCCTGCTGTTCACCGATAACGACGCTGGCATTAGCGGGATGGACGCCGGCTACTCGCTGCCGATCGGCGATCGTACCCTGTGGCTGTTCGGCGACGCCTTCCTGCTGGCCCGCCGCGATCCGGCGCGCCCGTACGTGGGGGGCGTCAGCAACGGAGGCCTCCTGGTGGCGCGCGGCCGCGGCGCGGCTCCGCTTCGGCGCTACGCGATCCTCGCCGACCCGGCCACCGGCCTGGCCCGCCCCGTCCTTCCCTACCTGCCAGGCGAGGACCAGACCACGCGCGTCTGGCCGATGGGCGGCTGGTACGACGCGGCGGCGCGCCGCGCCTACCTCTACTACGCCGTCGTGCGCACCAGCGGCTCTGGCCCGCTCGACTTTCGTCTGAAGGGCCACGGCCTCGCCGCGGCCAATGCGCGCGCCCCGGAGCGACTGGCCTTCGAGCGCCTGCCCGGCCCGGGCGGCGCGGCGCTCTGGTGGGGCCCGGGGGGCCGGGTCTTCGGCGCCGCCGTCGCCCATCGCGCGGGCGACCGCTGGCTCTATGTGGCCGGCGTCTCGACCGGCCCCGGCCCCAACCGCGCCGCCATGGCCCGCGTTACCGCGGAGCGCATCGCCGACCCGAATGCCTACGAGTACTTCGCCGGCGCTCCCGAGAGCCCCCGATGGACGCGCGACCCCTCGGAGGCGGCCGATGTGGCGGGCCTGGGCGACCTCAGCGAGGCATCGATCACCTGGAACGACTACCTGGGCGGCTGGCTCGCCGTGCACTCGGTCGGCATCAGCGAGAAGGCCGTCCTCTGCCTGGCGTCTCGGCCCTGGGGCCCATACCGCGCGATCGCCACCATCGGGACCCCTCACCAGGCCTTCGCGAAGGCCTTCTGCTACGCCGCAAAGGAGCACCCGGAGCTCGCCGAGGAGGGCGGCCGCGTCGTCTACATCACCTACGTCGACAGCGGCCGCTACTGGCTCCACCTCCTCCGGGTAACCCTGGCGCGGTGA
- the hpnI gene encoding bacteriohopanetetrol glucosamine biosynthesis glycosyltransferase HpnI, with protein MLGLEWPLGLALAGSSAYWLLCVDAARRWRQEPRPEPDPLLPVTVLKPLRGIDPEQYANLESFCRQEHACHQLVLGAFDPADPALVAARRLREAYPAVDIAVVAGGEALGANRKVSNLAGMLSAARHDTLVLSDSDMRVRPDYLARVAAPFRDPRVGLVTCLYRGARVRGLGSVLEAGGIAADFAPSVLLARRLEGMRFAFGSSIAIRRRVLDEIGGFEALVDELADDYLLGWRTHAAGHRVVLSDYVVDDVLGSVPLCAMWRRRLRWARTMRAVRPAGVAGSVVTHTAVLGLLLVAASGFAPAAWAAAAASFTLRAAAATWIGARCLGDGGAVRRLPLLPVSDLLAFALWTGGMVGSRIEWRGEAMRLGRGGRLLPVEGRPRRAR; from the coding sequence GTGCTCGGCCTCGAGTGGCCGCTAGGCCTCGCCCTGGCGGGCTCGTCGGCTTACTGGCTGCTGTGCGTGGACGCCGCGCGCCGCTGGCGCCAGGAGCCGCGCCCGGAGCCTGACCCGCTCCTCCCCGTGACGGTGCTCAAGCCGCTGCGCGGCATCGACCCCGAGCAGTACGCCAACCTGGAGAGCTTCTGCCGGCAGGAGCACGCCTGCCACCAGCTTGTGCTGGGGGCCTTTGACCCCGCCGATCCCGCGCTGGTCGCGGCGCGCCGGCTTCGCGAGGCCTACCCGGCGGTCGACATCGCCGTCGTGGCCGGCGGCGAGGCCCTCGGAGCCAACCGCAAGGTGAGCAACCTCGCGGGTATGCTCAGCGCCGCCCGTCACGACACGCTGGTGCTGAGCGACAGCGACATGCGCGTGCGACCCGATTACCTCGCCCGCGTCGCCGCGCCGTTCCGCGACCCGCGGGTCGGCCTGGTCACCTGCCTCTACCGTGGCGCGCGGGTGCGCGGGCTCGGCTCCGTGCTCGAGGCCGGCGGCATCGCCGCCGACTTCGCGCCCAGTGTACTGCTGGCGCGACGGCTGGAGGGGATGCGCTTCGCGTTCGGCTCTAGCATCGCGATCCGCCGGCGCGTGCTCGACGAGATCGGCGGCTTTGAGGCGCTCGTCGATGAGCTCGCGGACGACTACCTGCTCGGATGGCGGACCCACGCGGCGGGGCATCGGGTCGTGCTTTCGGACTACGTGGTTGACGATGTTCTGGGGAGCGTGCCGCTGTGCGCGATGTGGCGGCGGCGCCTGCGCTGGGCGCGCACCATGCGCGCGGTGCGGCCGGCCGGGGTGGCCGGCAGCGTAGTGACGCACACCGCGGTCCTCGGCCTGCTGCTGGTGGCCGCGTCCGGCTTCGCGCCCGCGGCATGGGCCGCGGCGGCAGCCTCGTTCACGTTGCGGGCGGCCGCCGCGACATGGATCGGCGCGCGTTGCCTTGGCGATGGCGGCGCAGTTCGGCGGCTGCCGCTGCTGCCGGTGAGTGACCTGCTGGCGTTCGCGCTGTGGACCGGCGGCATGGTTGGAAGCCGGATCGAATGGAGGGGGGAGGCGATGCGCCTCGGGCGCGGCGGGCGGCTCCTCCCCGTGGAGGGCCGCCCGCGTCGCGCCCGGTGA
- a CDS encoding EamA family transporter, whose amino-acid sequence MAHTISKAQVLALVFAAVLCVSVGEALLSAGMKHAGRGGASGLRLALAAAADWRVLCGTGLMATFYVLYALALSWADLSYVLPLTAVSYLLGAIFAHFFLGETVTMSRWIGTLLIVAGVVVVGRGG is encoded by the coding sequence GTGGCACACACGATCAGCAAGGCGCAGGTCCTGGCCCTCGTCTTCGCCGCGGTCCTCTGCGTGTCGGTGGGCGAGGCGCTGCTGAGCGCCGGAATGAAGCACGCGGGCCGGGGCGGCGCGTCGGGCCTGCGCCTGGCGCTCGCCGCCGCCGCGGACTGGCGCGTGCTGTGCGGCACCGGCCTGATGGCGACGTTCTACGTGCTCTACGCCCTTGCGCTCTCGTGGGCCGATCTCAGCTACGTGCTTCCCCTCACCGCCGTCAGCTATCTCCTCGGCGCCATCTTCGCGCACTTCTTCCTGGGCGAGACCGTCACGATGTCGCGGTGGATCGGTACGCTCCTGATCGTGGCCGGCGTGGTCGTCGTCGGTCGCGGAGGCTGA
- the hpnK gene encoding hopanoid biosynthesis-associated protein HpnK → MKAVIMNADDFGADARVNAAVERTHADGVLTSASLMVNEPAAAEAADIARGCPALGVGLHLALSDGLACLPHCEIARLADASGRFRPAAAMAGLVCFFSRSARRQVAREVEAQFERFERLGLPWSHVDGHQHLHIHPVVWDALLRQCEAHGVRRVRVPGERDVAGAGASLARRAEAACLRAMRRRCLRTLAGRGFSAPDRVYGHLRTGQMDRAYVARLLGRLEGATNEVYFHPGSRHARSLPRGPADMDADLDALLSPEVRQAVEAHGLRLATYADLS, encoded by the coding sequence GTGAAGGCCGTCATCATGAACGCGGACGACTTCGGCGCCGATGCTCGCGTGAACGCGGCCGTTGAGCGCACCCACGCGGACGGCGTGCTGACCTCCGCAAGCCTGATGGTCAACGAGCCCGCCGCCGCCGAAGCCGCCGACATCGCGCGGGGGTGTCCGGCCCTGGGCGTGGGCCTGCACCTGGCGCTGAGCGACGGACTGGCCTGCCTGCCGCACTGCGAGATCGCGCGCCTCGCGGATGCGAGTGGGCGCTTCCGGCCGGCGGCCGCGATGGCGGGCCTGGTCTGCTTCTTCTCGCGGTCGGCCCGTCGTCAGGTCGCCCGCGAGGTCGAGGCGCAGTTCGAGCGGTTCGAGCGGCTCGGCCTGCCCTGGTCGCACGTTGACGGCCACCAGCATCTTCACATCCACCCGGTCGTCTGGGACGCGCTGCTGCGGCAGTGCGAGGCGCACGGCGTACGGCGCGTGCGTGTGCCGGGAGAGCGCGACGTGGCAGGCGCTGGCGCCTCGCTCGCGCGGCGGGCGGAGGCTGCTTGCCTGCGCGCGATGCGCCGGCGCTGCCTGCGCACCCTGGCGGGACGCGGCTTCTCGGCGCCCGACCGCGTCTACGGCCACCTGCGCACGGGCCAGATGGACCGCGCCTACGTCGCTCGGCTGTTGGGCCGTCTGGAGGGCGCGACGAACGAGGTATACTTCCATCCCGGGAGCCGCCACGCCCGGTCCCTGCCCCGCGGCCCGGCCGACATGGACGCGGACCTTGACGCGCTGCTCTCGCCGGAGGTGCGCCAGGCGGTGGAAGCGCACGGTCTTCGCCTCGCCACCTACGCGGACCTTAGCTGA
- a CDS encoding polysaccharide deacetylase family protein translates to MAGFLALWAAGAHAATPARQVEDAITLLRRGDSRGAALAARRSLAAAPREPLLNNLAAAILFSTGDVEGAARLWSVVREEQPGDGLAVYGLGLTALARRGGPEARRLFEQASRTGDRGACLLALRYAEMLEGARDVDSVLGLPTSLAAGAHGLQGVALLRRGEAARAMPELTAALAAMPGDPYAEPGGPLMTFRPEEPLAFGGRPLSRGIFAGVVSAARGPAVSGTVMLSAGEGGADTGYVVFRVDAGLSSIINSPPYRMAWDTASVPNGLHHVEVIVYDRQGQEMRRTMRDVRTANERAPAPPPVRDMSTARAMDALWSALALLPSRASVCAAAWQTARQIGDTAGFERLGLALAALEPGYPGLREALVGAAVGGPALWRGVPNEPVVALTFDDGPKPGITDQLLAVLAREGIAATFFVIGRHTTEYPDLTRRMAEAGMQIENHSYTHANLTILPPEGVERELLRTRASVMAASGKAMRYFRPPGGNINGLVAQRAAHWGMTPVMWSVNGEAIEKVGADRLASFIVKRAMPGAIILLHNGRSTTVQALPRIIQGLRRRGFGFVTIDQLAGRLPAPAQAAPAAAQRTRRADRPAPRRPGRKARAAESGRGRYRATQESRPQT, encoded by the coding sequence GTGGCAGGGTTTCTTGCGCTGTGGGCGGCCGGCGCGCACGCCGCTACCCCGGCCCGGCAGGTGGAGGACGCGATCACGCTCCTCCGGCGCGGCGACAGCCGTGGAGCGGCGCTCGCGGCCCGGCGCAGCCTGGCGGCCGCGCCGCGGGAACCGCTCCTTAATAACCTGGCGGCGGCCATCCTGTTCTCGACGGGCGATGTGGAAGGCGCCGCTCGACTGTGGTCGGTGGTCCGCGAGGAGCAGCCCGGCGACGGCCTGGCGGTCTATGGCCTGGGGCTGACGGCCCTGGCGCGCCGCGGAGGGCCCGAGGCGCGCCGCTTGTTCGAGCAGGCGAGCCGCACGGGTGACCGGGGTGCGTGCCTCCTCGCGCTCCGCTACGCGGAGATGCTGGAGGGAGCGCGCGACGTGGACAGCGTGCTTGGCCTTCCCACGAGCCTGGCGGCCGGCGCCCATGGCCTCCAGGGCGTGGCGCTATTGAGGCGGGGCGAGGCCGCGCGCGCGATGCCAGAACTCACGGCCGCGCTGGCGGCCATGCCCGGAGACCCCTACGCGGAGCCTGGCGGGCCGCTGATGACCTTCCGGCCGGAGGAGCCATTGGCGTTCGGAGGCAGACCGCTCTCGCGGGGCATCTTTGCTGGCGTGGTGAGTGCCGCGCGCGGACCGGCCGTCAGCGGCACGGTGATGCTCTCGGCCGGCGAAGGCGGCGCGGACACCGGCTACGTCGTGTTTCGCGTCGACGCGGGTCTGTCGAGCATCATTAACAGCCCGCCCTACCGGATGGCGTGGGACACCGCAAGCGTACCGAACGGCCTGCACCACGTCGAGGTGATCGTCTACGACCGACAGGGGCAGGAGATGCGCCGCACCATGCGCGATGTTCGGACCGCCAACGAGCGCGCGCCCGCGCCGCCGCCGGTGCGCGACATGTCCACGGCGCGCGCGATGGACGCGCTGTGGAGCGCCCTCGCGCTGTTGCCGAGCCGAGCGAGTGTGTGCGCCGCGGCCTGGCAGACCGCTCGCCAGATCGGCGACACGGCGGGCTTCGAGCGCCTGGGCCTGGCCCTCGCCGCCCTGGAGCCTGGCTATCCGGGCCTGCGGGAGGCCCTCGTTGGGGCGGCGGTCGGCGGGCCCGCGCTGTGGCGGGGCGTACCGAACGAACCCGTGGTCGCCCTCACGTTCGATGACGGGCCGAAGCCGGGCATCACCGATCAGCTTCTGGCGGTCCTGGCGCGCGAGGGTATTGCGGCCACGTTCTTCGTCATCGGACGCCATACGACCGAGTACCCGGACCTGACGCGCCGGATGGCCGAGGCCGGGATGCAGATTGAGAACCACTCGTATACGCACGCGAACCTGACGATCCTGCCGCCCGAAGGCGTCGAGCGCGAACTACTCCGAACCCGAGCGTCCGTGATGGCGGCCAGCGGAAAGGCGATGCGTTATTTCCGGCCGCCCGGAGGCAACATCAACGGGCTCGTCGCGCAGCGCGCGGCGCACTGGGGCATGACGCCGGTGATGTGGTCGGTGAACGGAGAGGCGATCGAGAAGGTCGGCGCGGACCGTCTGGCGAGCTTCATCGTGAAACGTGCCATGCCGGGAGCGATCATCCTGCTGCACAATGGGCGGAGCACAACGGTTCAGGCACTGCCGCGCATCATCCAGGGGCTCCGGCGCCGGGGTTTCGGGTTCGTGACCATCGACCAGCTTGCCGGGCGGCTGCCGGCGCCGGCGCAAGCAGCACCCGCGGCCGCGCAGCGGACGCGGCGGGCGGACAGGCCCGCGCCGCGGCGCCCAGGGCGCAAGGCGCGGGCAGCCGAGAGCGGTCGGGGCCGCTATCGGGCGACGCAGGAGTCGCGGCCGCAGACGTAG
- a CDS encoding DNA primase, which yields MQADKDEIRARNDIVEVLGAYVSLRKRGRNWQGLCPFHQEKTPSFHADPVTQTFRCFGCGASGDVFTFIERHENMTFVEAAELLARRVGLSFARQGAPGPPPGERERLYDANARAAEFYRGVLEKAAAPRDYLQRRGLAKGTLERFALGFAPEGWTSLVGFLRSRKVDLRDAEKAGLLHVGRTGEHYDAFRQRIVFPIHDEQERIVGFGGRAMGEEQPKYLNTGETPIFAKSRLLYGLPFARRKVAAEGRSLLMEGYMDVIAAHQAGFGSALATLGTSLTEEHARKLARLAPVVVLVYDADNAGIRATLRASEILEKEGAEVRVVRLPEGDDPDSLLRRGESAAFQRAVDGALGRVEYQLERVLATSSTADDAALARTLRKIVAILATVPSRAERDAYMERVWRVHPLSVHGPGVAKEQLHRDAEAYAAGARGAGRQPARPVLPPSQAGGAPPTPAHGPSAAERAEAQILRALAEPRWRRVALGAAAPDDMVTPFGRELIQFVSAHAEELAMDEEGLVSLLDRDAEPAFSLAARERLQEFGMITQKEPLTQALIEGSLRTLRRHRMEALKSELVRFLKDQGELTSADRDRVAELNRLLRELQSSSGAAP from the coding sequence ATGCAGGCAGACAAGGACGAGATCCGCGCGCGCAACGACATCGTTGAGGTCCTGGGGGCCTATGTGTCCCTCCGCAAACGCGGGCGCAACTGGCAGGGGCTCTGCCCGTTCCACCAGGAGAAGACCCCGTCCTTCCATGCCGACCCCGTCACGCAGACCTTCCGCTGCTTCGGCTGCGGCGCCTCGGGCGACGTATTCACCTTCATCGAGCGCCACGAGAACATGACCTTCGTGGAGGCCGCCGAGCTCCTGGCGCGCCGGGTCGGCCTGAGCTTCGCCCGCCAGGGCGCGCCCGGCCCACCGCCCGGCGAGCGAGAGCGGCTCTACGACGCGAACGCCCGGGCCGCCGAGTTCTACCGAGGGGTGCTCGAAAAGGCCGCCGCGCCGCGCGACTACCTGCAGCGCCGCGGACTGGCGAAGGGCACTCTGGAGCGGTTCGCCCTCGGCTTCGCGCCCGAGGGGTGGACGAGCCTGGTCGGCTTCCTCCGCTCGCGCAAGGTCGACCTGCGCGACGCCGAGAAGGCCGGCCTGCTCCACGTCGGGCGCACGGGGGAGCACTATGACGCCTTCCGCCAGCGGATCGTGTTCCCGATCCACGATGAGCAGGAGCGCATCGTCGGCTTCGGCGGCCGCGCCATGGGTGAGGAGCAGCCCAAGTACCTGAACACCGGCGAGACGCCCATCTTCGCCAAGAGCCGCCTGCTCTACGGCCTGCCGTTCGCCCGGCGCAAGGTCGCCGCCGAGGGACGCAGCCTGCTGATGGAAGGCTACATGGACGTGATCGCGGCGCACCAGGCCGGATTCGGCAGCGCGCTCGCGACGCTGGGAACCTCGCTCACGGAGGAGCACGCGCGCAAGCTGGCGCGCCTGGCGCCGGTCGTCGTTCTCGTCTACGATGCCGACAACGCCGGCATCAGAGCGACGCTGCGCGCCTCCGAGATCCTGGAGAAGGAGGGCGCAGAGGTCCGCGTGGTGCGTCTGCCCGAGGGCGACGACCCCGACTCGCTCCTGCGACGGGGCGAGAGCGCGGCCTTCCAGCGCGCCGTCGACGGCGCGCTCGGCCGCGTGGAGTACCAACTCGAGCGCGTGCTCGCCACCTCGAGCACCGCCGACGACGCCGCCCTCGCCCGGACGCTGCGCAAGATCGTGGCGATCCTGGCGACCGTGCCCTCGCGAGCCGAGCGCGACGCGTACATGGAGCGCGTGTGGCGCGTGCACCCGCTGAGCGTGCATGGCCCCGGGGTCGCCAAGGAGCAACTCCATCGCGACGCCGAGGCCTACGCGGCTGGCGCTCGCGGCGCCGGCCGCCAGCCGGCCCGGCCCGTCCTGCCACCCTCCCAGGCCGGCGGCGCGCCCCCGACGCCGGCCCACGGCCCGAGCGCGGCGGAGCGCGCCGAGGCACAGATCCTGCGCGCTCTCGCCGAACCGAGGTGGCGCCGCGTCGCGCTCGGCGCGGCCGCCCCGGACGACATGGTGACGCCGTTCGGACGCGAGCTGATCCAGTTCGTGAGCGCACACGCCGAGGAGCTCGCCATGGACGAGGAAGGCCTCGTCTCGCTCCTCGACCGCGACGCGGAGCCTGCTTTTTCGCTGGCCGCTCGGGAGCGGCTGCAGGAGTTCGGCATGATCACGCAGAAGGAGCCGCTGACGCAAGCCCTCATCGAAGGCAGCCTCCGCACGCTCCGTCGACATCGAATGGAAGCCCTGAAATCCGAGCTGGTTCGCTTCCTGAAGGACCAGGGCGAGCTCACGAGCGCGGACCGCGATCGCGTGGCGGAGCTGAACCGCCTCCTGCGAGAGCTCCAGAGCTCCAGCGGAGCGGCACCTTGA
- the rpoD gene encoding RNA polymerase sigma factor RpoD yields the protein MSPRARDRACAGRVSDVAWERVKDNSEFRRLLDHGKDRGFLTYDEINDSMAQEDLDAEQIEEMLQAFAEEGIEIVVRCREAPLPLGEEAATATPRPREREIVEDEIGAVDGLAVDDSVRMWLREIGRTPLISMDREIHLARRIEQGDRQAKDELTQANLRLVVSIAKRYTGRGMSFPDLIQEGNIGLIRAVEKFDFRKGYKFSTYATWWIRQAITRAIADQGRTIRIPVHMVETINRLIKTSSQLLQELGREPTMEELARELEMPLERVAEIIRIAPEPLSLETPIGEEEDSHLADFIEDHEAVSPAEAATNRILREKIEEALDQLTPRERDVLIMRFGLEDGCSRTLEEVGRHFRVTRERIRQIEAKALRKLRSPTRSRKLRDYIQ from the coding sequence TTGAGCCCTCGGGCGCGGGACCGCGCTTGCGCCGGGAGAGTGAGCGACGTGGCTTGGGAACGTGTGAAGGATAACAGCGAGTTCCGGCGGTTGCTCGACCACGGCAAGGACCGGGGTTTCCTGACGTACGACGAGATCAACGACTCGATGGCCCAGGAGGACCTTGACGCGGAGCAGATCGAGGAGATGCTTCAGGCATTCGCCGAGGAGGGCATCGAGATCGTGGTCCGCTGCCGCGAGGCGCCCCTGCCACTCGGCGAAGAGGCCGCGACCGCCACACCGAGACCCAGGGAGCGGGAGATCGTCGAGGACGAGATCGGCGCCGTGGACGGGCTCGCGGTGGACGACAGCGTCCGCATGTGGCTCCGCGAGATCGGCAGGACGCCGCTCATCTCGATGGACCGCGAGATCCACCTCGCCAGGCGGATAGAACAGGGCGACCGCCAGGCCAAGGATGAGCTAACCCAGGCCAACCTGCGCCTTGTCGTCTCGATCGCCAAGCGCTACACGGGACGCGGCATGTCGTTCCCCGACCTGATCCAGGAGGGCAACATCGGCCTGATCCGCGCGGTGGAGAAGTTCGACTTCCGCAAGGGCTACAAGTTCAGCACCTACGCAACCTGGTGGATCCGGCAGGCCATCACGCGCGCCATCGCCGACCAGGGGCGCACGATCCGCATCCCGGTCCACATGGTGGAGACCATCAACCGACTCATCAAGACGAGCAGCCAGCTGCTTCAGGAACTGGGCCGCGAACCGACGATGGAGGAGTTGGCGCGCGAGCTGGAGATGCCCCTGGAGCGCGTCGCGGAGATCATCCGCATCGCGCCTGAGCCGCTCTCCCTTGAGACCCCGATCGGCGAGGAGGAAGACAGCCACCTCGCCGATTTCATCGAGGACCACGAGGCCGTGTCGCCCGCCGAGGCCGCCACCAACCGGATTCTTCGCGAGAAGATCGAGGAAGCGCTCGACCAGCTCACCCCGCGCGAGCGTGACGTGCTGATCATGCGATTCGGCCTTGAGGATGGCTGCTCCCGCACCCTTGAGGAAGTTGGCCGCCACTTCCGCGTGACGCGAGAACGTATCCGGCAGATCGAGGCCAAGGCGCTCAGGAAGCTGCGCAGCCCGACGCGCAGCCGCAAGCTGCGCGACTACATCCAGTAG
- a CDS encoding glycosyltransferase family 4 protein has protein sequence MRVLQIARPALGGMRRHLEGLCAGLPSAGVEPLLVWPDDAPAPPDCGAVAPMRACIGARPHPVRDLAAACQCAARARGCDLVHGHGLRGAWVAALASALARRPLIATLHNLAPAGVGPLPRLALRLALGRARAVIAVSQAVLISGAALGIRPGRCRVVPNGIDVARLGGPGGAGWRAAAGVDAGTPLVAAVGRLAPEKGFEILVHAAARLRAAWPGVVVVIAGDGPERGRLEAMVGECGARGAVRFLGEIPCVAPLLAAADVVAVPSIREGQGIAALEAMASRTAVVASRAGGLPETVIDGVTGLLVAPGDPADLAAAIGSLLGDVAARERLAEAARADVEARFTIETMIRRTAEVYRACAG, from the coding sequence ATGCGCGTTCTGCAGATCGCCCGTCCTGCCCTCGGCGGCATGCGCCGCCACCTCGAGGGGCTCTGCGCCGGCCTCCCGTCCGCAGGCGTCGAGCCGCTCCTCGTCTGGCCGGACGACGCCCCGGCGCCGCCGGACTGCGGTGCGGTGGCGCCCATGAGGGCATGCATCGGCGCCCGCCCTCATCCGGTGCGCGATCTGGCCGCCGCGTGCCAGTGCGCCGCGCGCGCCAGGGGGTGCGATCTCGTGCACGGGCACGGCCTGCGCGGCGCCTGGGTGGCCGCCCTTGCCTCCGCGCTCGCACGGCGCCCGCTCATTGCGACGTTGCACAACCTGGCGCCGGCCGGGGTTGGTCCGCTCCCGCGCCTGGCGCTGCGGCTGGCGCTCGGGCGCGCCCGCGCTGTCATCGCTGTCTCGCAGGCGGTCCTCATTAGCGGCGCGGCGCTGGGCATCCGGCCTGGGCGCTGCCGCGTTGTGCCCAACGGGATCGACGTTGCCCGCTTGGGCGGTCCTGGCGGCGCCGGTTGGCGCGCGGCCGCCGGCGTGGACGCCGGCACACCGCTCGTCGCGGCGGTCGGCCGGTTGGCGCCGGAGAAGGGCTTCGAGATCCTGGTGCACGCGGCCGCCCGCCTTCGCGCCGCGTGGCCCGGCGTCGTGGTCGTGATCGCCGGCGATGGGCCGGAGCGCGGGCGATTGGAGGCGATGGTCGGCGAGTGCGGCGCGCGCGGGGCCGTCCGCTTCCTCGGCGAGATCCCCTGTGTGGCACCGCTGCTTGCGGCGGCCGATGTGGTGGCCGTCCCCTCGATCCGCGAGGGCCAGGGGATCGCCGCCCTCGAGGCGATGGCGTCGCGCACGGCCGTCGTCGCCAGCCGCGCCGGAGGCCTGCCGGAGACCGTCATTGACGGTGTCACCGGCCTGCTGGTGGCCCCTGGCGACCCGGCGGACCTCGCCGCGGCGATCGGTTCGCTGCTGGGCGACGTGGCCGCTCGCGAGCGCCTCGCCGAGGCCGCCCGGGCCGACGTGGAGGCGCGCTTCACGATCGAGACCATGATCCGCCGAACCGCCGAGGTCTACCGGGCCTGCGCCGGCTGA